Proteins encoded by one window of Mustela erminea isolate mMusErm1 chromosome 5, mMusErm1.Pri, whole genome shotgun sequence:
- the SEMA4B gene encoding semaphorin-4B — MGWGSRPSAPRGALPPGPPTLLLLLLLLLPPPPTRALAPRISLPLGSQDRPFLRFGAENVSNYTALLLSRDGKTLYVGAREALFALNSSASFLPGGAYQELSWSADADRKQQCSFKGKDPQRDCQNYIKILLPLNTTHLFTCGTAAFSPVCTYISVENFTLAQDKMGRILLEDGKGRCPFDPNFKSTALVVDGELYTGTVSSFQGNDPAISRSQSLRPTKTESSLNWLQDPAFVASAYIPESLGSLQGDDDKIYFFFSETGQEFEFFENTIVSRIARICKGDEGGERVLQQRWTSFLKAQLLCSRPEDGFPFNVLQDVFTLSPSPEDWRDTLFYGVFTSQWHRGTTEGSAVCVFTMRDVQNAFSGLYKEVNRETQQWYTVTHPVPTPRPGACITNSARERKIRSSLQLPDRVLNFLKDHFLMDGQVRSHLLLLQPRARYQRVAVHRVRGLHHTYDVLFLGTGDGRLHKAVSVGSRVHIIEELQIFPHGQPVQNLLLDADRGLLYAASYSSVVQVPVASCSLYQSCGDCVLARDPYCAWSSSRCRPVSLYGPETASRSWIQDIEGANTRGLCNTSSPGPRSPVLTGEKRCEQVDFPPNTVKTLACPLLSNLATRLWLHNGLPVNTSASCRVLPTGDLLLVGGQQELGVFQCWSLEEGFRQLVACYSPTVVEDRAADQGDRSGSVPVIISTSRVSASAGSKASWGVDKSYWTEFLVMCTLFVLAVVLLILFFLYRHRGGMKVFLKQGECASVHPKPRPVVLPPETRPLNGVGPPSTPLDHRGYQALSESSPAPRVFTESEKRPLSIQDSFVEVSPVCPRPRVRLGSEIRDSVV; from the exons GCTCCCAAGACCGGCCATTTCTCAGATTTGGGGCAGAAAACGTCTCCAACTACACGgcccttctgctgagcagggatggcAAGACACTCTATGTGGGTGCCCGAGAGGCCCTCTTTGCTCTCAACAGCAGCGCCAGCTTCCTGCCTGGGGGGGCGTACCAGGAG CTGTCATGGAGCGCAGATGCCGATAGGAAACAGCAGTGCAGCTTCAAGGGAAAGGACCCACAG cGAGACTGTCAGAACTACATCAAGATCCTCCTGCCGCTCAACACCACTCACCTGTTTACCTGCGGCACCGCGGCCTTCAGCCCCGTGTGCACCTACATC AGTGTGGAGAACTTCACTCTGGCACAGGACAAGATGGGCCGCATCCTCCTGGAAGATGGCAAGGGCCGTTGTCCCTTTGACCCCAATTTCAAGTCCACGGCCCTGGTGGTTG ACGGTGAGCTCTACACCGGAACGGTCAGCAGCTTCCAGGGGAATGACCCGGCCATCTCCCGGAGCCAGAGCCTCCGCCCCACCAAGACCGAGAGCTCCCTCAACTGGCTCCAAG ATCCAGCGTTTGTGGCCTCGGCCTACATTCCCGAGAGCCTGGGCAGCTTGCAAGGGGACGATGACAAGATCTACTTCTTCTTCAGCGAGACTGGCCAGGAGTTTGAGTTCTTCGAGAATACCATCGTGTCCCGCATTGCCCGCATCTGCAAG GGGGATGAGGGCGGCGAGCGGGTCCTGCAGCAGCGCTGGACATCCTTCCTGAAGGCCCAGCTGCTGTGCTCACGGCCAGAGGACGGCTTCCCATTCAATGTGCTGCAGGATGTCTTCACGCTGAGCCCCAGCCCCGAGGACTGGCGTGACACCCTGTTCTATGGGGTCTTCACCTCCCAGTG GCACAGGGGGACCACGGAGGGCTCCGCTGTCTGCGTCTTCACCATGAGGGACGTGCAGAACGCCTTCAGTGGTCTCTACAAGGAGGTGAACCGGGAGACGCAGCAGTGGTACACGGTGACGCACCCAGTGCCCACACCCCGGCCCGGAGCG tgcATCACCAACAGCGCCCGGGAGAGGAAGATCAGGTCGTCCCTGCAGCTCCCGGACCGTGTGCTGAACTTCCTCAAAGACCACTTCCTGATGGACGGGCAGGTCCGCAgccacctgctgctgctgcagccACGGGCCCGCTACCAGCGTGTGGCCGTCCACCGTGTGCGTGGCCTGCACCACACCTATGACGTGCTCTTCCTGGGCACCG GTGATGGCCGGCTGCACAAGGCGGTGAGCGTGGGCTCCAGGGTACACATCATTGAGGAGCTCCAGATCTTCCCACACGGACAGCCCGTGCAGAACCTGCTCCTGGACGCAGACAGG GGACTGCTCTACGCGGCCTCCTACTCCAGCGTGGTCCAGGTGCCCGTCGCCAGCTGCAGCCTGTACCAGAGCTGTGGGGACTGCGTCCTCGCCCGGGACCCCTACTGTGCATGGAGCAGTTCCAGGTGCAGACCTGTCAGCCTCTACGGGCCTGAGACAGCCTCCAG GTCATGGATCCAGGACATTGAGGGGGCCAACACCAGGGGTCTCTGCAATACTTCCTCACCCGGGCCCCGGTCTCCTGTACTCACGG GTGAGAAGCGATGTGAGCAAGTCGACTTTCCGCCGAACACGGTGAAAACCTtggcctgccccctcctctccaacCTGGCCACCCGGCTCTGGCTGCACAACGGTCTCCCGGTCAACACCTCGGCCTCCTGCCGTGTGTTGCCCACTGGGGACCTGCTGCTGGTGGGCggccagcaggagctgggggtgTTCCAGTGCTGGTCCCTGGAGGAGGGCTTCCGGCAGCTGGTGGCCTGCTACTCCCCGACGGTGGTGGAGGACAGGGCGGCGGACCAAGGCGACCGGAGCGGCAGTGTGCCTGTCATCATCAGCACGTCGCGGGTGAGCGCATCGGCGGGCAGCAAGGCCAGCTGGGGGGTGGACAAGTCCTACTGGACCGAGTTCCTGGTGATGTGCACGCTCTTCGTGCTCGCCGTGGTGCTCCTCATTTTGTTCTTCCTCTACCGGCACCGGGGCGGCATGAAGGTCTTCctgaagcagggggagtgcgccAGTGTGCACCCCAAGCCCCGCCCCGTGGTGCTGCCCCCTGAGACCCGGCCACTTAATGGCGTAGGCCCCCCTAGCACTCCGCTGGACCACCGAGGCTACCAGGCCCTGTCCGAGAGCTCCCCGGCGCCCCGCGTTTTCACTGAGTCTGAGAAGAGGCCGCTCAGCATCCAGGACAGCTTTGTGGAAGTGTCCCCGGTGTGCCCCCGGCCCCGGGTCCGCCTGGGCTCTGAGATCCGGGACTCCGTGGTGTGA